Genomic segment of Microbacterium sp. M28:
TGCACCGCGGGCCAGACACCCGAGAAATACTGCTTGATCGACAGGCCGTTGGTGCGGATCAGCACCGGGTAGACGACGAACAGGACGAGGGCGAGACCGATGTAGATCGCGCCGGCGAACCAGCCGAGACCGACGAGCTTGTCCCAGCCGTACTTGATGACGGCCGAGCCGATGAGGCCGAAGGTGCCGATCGGGGCGATGCGGATGATCCACCACAGCACGCGCTGGATGACCTTGAGCAGCGACTCGGTGAAGACGAGGAACGGCTCCGCCTTCTTGCCCGCCTTCAGAGCGGCTATGCCGATGACGGCGGCGACGACGATGACCTGCAGGATGTTGAAGCCGACGCTGGAGCTCAGGGCGCCGGCCTCGTCGGCCGAGGTCGACACGGTCAGGCCGAGGAAGTTCTGCGGGATGATCCCGAGGAGGAAGTTCCACCAGGTGCCGACCGTGTACGGGTCGCCGGGCTCGAGGCCCTCACCCGCGCGGGCGCCGGGCTGGATGACGAGTCCCAGGACGATGCCGATGATCACGGCGATGAACGCGGTGATGCAGAACCACAGGATGGTCTGTCCTGCCAGGCGCGCGGCGTTCTGGACGCGACGCAGGTTCGAGATGCTGGCGACGATCGCGGTGAAGATCAGCGGGACGACGGCTGCGCGCAGGATCGTGACGTATGAGCTGCCGATCCTGTCGAGCGTGTCCGAGAGAACGGTCGGGTTCTCCGCGGAGGCGCCGAGCTGGCGGCCGATGAGTCCGGCGACGATGCCGAGAACGAGGGCCGCGATGATCTGGAAGCCGAACGACGTCAGCAGCTTCCGCACAGGGCCACGGGTATCTGGCGCCTTCTTGGCGCGGGCGGTGGTGCTCATGAGACTCCTGGTCCGGGCGTGCCGAGGCGCACGCCGATGGGACTCAACGCTAAGCCCCCAGGTGTATTCCCAGGAATCGATATGACGAACGGTGACGGATGCCGAGGCATCCGTCACCGTTCGAGGAGGATGGTGAGCGTTCCGCTTGTCAGCGGAGAGCGGTCACTCCGTGCTGGTGATGCAGGTCGAGACGGCCTCAGCCATGGTCGACTCGACGAGGTCCTTCGCCTCCTGCGAGGTCTGGACGTCTTCGCCTTCGGCGATGTTGGCGAGATCCTGGTCGGAGATCTCCGACTCGAGGAGCGCCTCGGACACGCAGTCGACCTGGCCCTCGGTCAGGATGTCGGCCTGGCCGGAGTCCTCGAGGATCTTGGTGATGCCGTCGCTGAGCTCACCGGTGGAGGGGCGCTCAGCAGCGCTGCCGCCGCAGGCTGCCAGGGAGAACGCCAGTGCCGCGATCGGCACAGCGGTGAGAAGACGAGTACGCAGTTTCCGGTCGCTGTTCATGGGACCAACGGTATCGCCTTCCCAGCGGATTGATAGGTGCGGATGCGGGGGAGAACTACCCATCGTCCCTGAGATGGAGTTCACACTCGCCTCAACGCTCATCGCGGCGAATGCGAACGCGCGTGATCGCGCGATGGGCCAGTATCAGTAATGCACGGCGGCAGATTCTGAGAACAGAAAGCAGTGACGATGCCACGCACCACCGCAGAGAAGCTTCAGATCAAGCCCGGCACCGAGCTGCTGTTCGGCCCGTCGTCGGCGGAGCAGCGTGCGCTGCTCGACCCCCTGCCCGAGGGTGTCACGGTCGTCAACGGGATCGACGGCGACACCACCGATGTGGCGGTCATGTTCGCGAGCGATCGCGACGGGCTCGACGCGCTGCTGAGCGACGTGCTCCCGCTGCTCTCGTCACCGCTTGCCGTGTGGATCGGATATCCCAAGGGCAACAAGTCCGACATCAACCGCGACAGCATCTGGCAACGGGTGGAGGAGTTCGGCTGGACGCTCAACGCCAACATCTCGCTCTCCGACGTGTGGTCGTCGGTGCGCCTCAAACGCGTCGCCTGAGAAAAGGGAGAGGCGCTCTGCGCTTCGCGATCCGGACCGCCGCTCGCTCGCCATCGCTCCTCGCCGACACGGAGTGCTGGGCGCTGTTCACCGCGATCTCCGTTCTGTGACGCTGAAGACGTCGAATAAATCCCCTAATGTCGGAGGCCAATGTGATCATGAAGTATGGCAGTTTTCAGCGAGGTCGCGGCCCTGATCCCCACGTTGCGTGGGCATCGGATCCCGGTCGCGAGCGCTGACGATCTTCCTGCGACGCTGTCTGAAATGTCGGATGCCGAGATCCTCGCGATCCTCGAGGAGACGGTGGAGCTCGCCGGTCAGGTCGAGCAGATCAAGCTCGCGGCGGTGGGCGTCGCGGCTGCGCGGTCGACGCGAGCGCAGGGGCACTCGGGGCTCGCTCAGTCGCAGGGACGCCGTTCAGCGGTCGATCTCGTTCAGAACATCACCGGATCCACCAAAGGTGAGGCGGCGCGCGAAGTCAGGGTGGCGCTCGCGATGCTGGACGATGGAACGCGCGAGACGCTGACGGATGCCGGCAACACCCTTTCTCCTCAGCCCGTGGTCGCTTCCGTCATGCCGTGGTACGAACCGCTGCGGTCGGCGCTCCAGGCTGGAGCGATCACGACCGCGCAGTTCGACGTGATCCGCAACGGGCTCGGCGAACCGCCGGACACGGAGGATGACGACGGCGCGCGCGAAGCAAGAGACGTGTGGGCATGCGCCGCGGAGCAACTGATCGCCGAGGCTCCGGTGAGGTCCGTCGAAGAACTGCGCAGCGCCGCACGCGCCCTGCGCGACGTGCTCGACCCCGAAGGAGCCTTGGCGCGGTTCGATGCGCAGTATGCGGCCCGATCGTTGCGCGTCTATCGGGATTCATTCGGGCGCCGCCGCGGCGACATCGTGTTCGACGAGGAGAGCGGAGCATTCTTCGACAGCATCGTCGCCGCCGGTCTGCGCCCGCGGCGCGGAGGTCCGCGGTTCGTAGACACTAACGAGAAGGCCCGGGCCGAGGCGCTCGTCGCCGACCCGCGCACGAACGACCAGCTCGCCTTCGATCTCTTCATGGACGTCGTGCGCGCGGGCGCACTCGCCGAGCCGCAGGACGTGTTCGGCACGCGACAGGCCGGCGTCCGACTCGTGCAGGTGGTCGACGCGAATGGCGCGCCGGGATCGATCGTCCACACCGAAGACGGGCTCACCGCTCTTCCGGCATCGACTGCGGCTCAGCGCATCTGTGAGGGTGGGGTTGTCGCCGTGACCGTCGATTCCTCGGGCAATCCGCTCGACGTCGGACGAGAGCATCGGTTGTTCACTCCCGCGCAGCGCATCGCGCTGGCCATCAGAGACGGCGGGTGCCGAATCCCCGGCTGTGATCGGCCCGCATCGTATTGCGAGGCGCATCACATCGACGGGTGGTCGTCCGGCGGGCGCACCGACATCGATCGCGGGATTCTGCTCTGTCGCTTCCACCACATGAACCTCCACCACGGCGGATGGAGGATCACGCGCAACGGCAAGGACGACTTCGTGCTCCATGATCCGGGTGGAGAGGCGCGCATTCTGAAACCGAGAGCCGTGCTCCTCTACAACTGGGGTGCCGGCGGAGTCGATCCGCCTCCGAAACGGTTCCGTCCGGCGGCGTGACACCTGCCGGAGTGGGACTCGGCGGGCGCATGATGAACGCCTTGTGTCGGGGTGGCCAGAGGTGGACACTGAGGGTGAGCCACCGCACCCTGTGTCTCGACGTTGAGAGTCCATTGGATCTCACTGACCACGGCGCGGTGGCTCCTCACTGTCGGCGGCCAGCCCGACGGGTGTCACGCCAACACGAGCAGCTCGCCCACTTCGCACTCCAACGCGTCGCAGATCGCCCGCAGCGTCGAGTAGCGGATCGCCCTGGCTCGGTCGTTCTTCAGTACCGACAGATTCACGATCGAGATCCCGACGCGCGCGCTCAGCTCCGTCAGCGTCATTCCGCGCTCGGCGAGCAGCTCGTCGAGCCGGCAGTGGATGCCGGTGACCTCGTCGTCGGAGTCAGCCGGCGTCATACCAGCCCCTCCGTCTCGCGCTCGAGCCGGTCCCGTTCGGCCTGCAGTCGGGTGCCCTGGCTGAAGACCGCGGCCAGCGCGGCCAGCGCGATCGCGCCGCCGACCGCCGGCAGCGAGATCGACAGCATGAAGGTCGGCGGATACCATTCGCTGTCGGGGGAGAACACCTCGCGCAGCGCGAGCGTTCCCGAGATCTCGGCCAGCAGGTCGCCGGCGATGCCCACGACCAGCAGCACGACGGCGCCGATCGTCAGCGCGCGGACCACGGTGCGATGGAACGCGCGCCCGCGCAGAGTCTGGAAGCAGATCACCGCGATCATCGCAGCCGGCAGCGTCGACACGATCAGCTGACACAGCTCGGCCAAGGCGGAAAGCACCCGGACGCCCACGCTCGCGTCGTACACCGTGGGAGAGTTCACGGCCGCGGAACGGCACGCCAGAGCAGCACCCTCCGTGGAAGCGCCGTCCGCGGCACCGGAATCGACACACGGCAGATCCGGCGGAAGGGCGACGATCACATCCACCCCCATGAGCTCGACCCAGTCCGCACTGAACAGCTTGCCCACGATGGCGATCAGGCCGACGGCCGACATCATGACCCACCATCCGCTCAACGTGAGCGCGACGTCGAGGACGGCTGTCCTGCTGCCGCGCCGTCGTGCACGCCACACGACGAGGCCGACGACGACGGCGAGTACGAGCAGCGCGACGGCGATGAACCACAGCGACGTGCCGAGTTCGGCCGCAGAACCGAAGATCATCAGACGAGCCCTTCCGTTTCCTTCTGCAACCGGATGCCGCGCCGGAACGCGACCGCGATCAGTCCGACCGCGATGCCACCGGCGACGACCGGGATCGCCGCCCAGAACTCGATCGGATGCACGGTCTCGCCCGCGCCGACTCCCGCCGCAGCCAGCACGCCGTTGCGCGCGACGTTGTCCAGGCCGACGATCACCAGCGGCGCGATGGACAGCATCCAGCCCATGATCGTGAAGGCGAGCGCGTTCCCGCGGACGAAGACGCGGCCGCGCAGGAAGTTCGATGCCACGAGCATGACCGCGCCGATGACCACGAGCGCCGTCAGCGCCCACAGCGCGATCCCACCGACGATCGCGGCGACAGCGCCCGCGCTCACATCAGAGGCGAGGATGGTCGCCTCCCGCGCGATTCCCTCGACGGCGACCTCACCGGAGTCGATGGTCGCCGCGATCGGTTGCTCGTCGATCGGAATCGTCCAGGCGACGCCGTCATCACGGAACACAGCGTCCGCGCGGAGCCAGGTGCCGATCCCCACGACGACGGCGGCGCCGAGGCCGTAGAGGAGAACGGTGAACGCATCGGTGCGTTCTGATCGTGTGGCGTCCATCAGACCAGCCCCTCCGTCTCGCGCTGCATGCGCTGCCCGATCTCGAACGCACCGGCGATCACCGCCAGAGCGAGCCCCCAGCCGATGGGCGCGAGATCGATCGACATCTCGAAACTCGGCAGACCCACAGCGGTGAGCCCGAGTTCGGACGTGATCTCGGTATGCGCATTCGCGCGCACTGTCTGACCGAGGAGTCCGCCGGCCATGACGAGGATCGCCGCGGTACCGATACCCCAGGTCACCGCGGCGGAGAACGGCCGGCCGATGAACAGCCGCACGCAGATCCAGGCGACCACGATGCACAGGCCGATGACGCCGATCGAACCGAGGACGTCTGCAGCGGCCAGGAGTGCTCGTGGCGACGCGGAGAGCCCATCGGCCGTGATCGTCACGCTGTCGAACGTGGCATCGGCGACGCCTGGCGCAGCTGCGATCCGCTCCGCGGCATCCTGGTCCAGGGCCATCCGCGGTACGACGACTTCGTCCGCCGTCATGAGTGCGATCGTGTGGCTGATGAGGAGAACGAGATCGACCAGCGCGATCGCCGCTGCACTTCCGGCGATGAAGCCGAGGATCGTCTTCTCGGTAAGGCTCGCTGCTCGTCCAGACTGTACGGCGTTCGACATGATTCCCCCCCTATATCGATAGTCGTTGTTATCGATGGTCGTTAACATAACGATAGTCGATAAGCAGTGTCAAGACCCCGGCGCCAGGGGCTATGCCCACGGCGAACACGGGCATACCTCGTCCCGGTGGTCGTTACTCTCGATGTACAGGCGCTGAAGAGCCGTCTGGCGTCAGTGCATTCGCCCCGTGCGAACCAAGGAGTTGACAATGTTCGAGAGATTCACGGACCGAGCCCGTCGAGTGGTCGTCCTCGCCCAAGAAGAGGCGAAGATGCTCAACCACAATTACATCGGCACCGAGCACATCCTGCTCGGCCTCATCCACGAGGGCGAGGGCGTCGCAGCCAAGGCGCTGGAGTCGCTCGGCATCTCCCTCGACGCCGTGCGCGAGCAGGTGCAGGACATCATCGGCCAGGGCCAGCAGCAGCCCACC
This window contains:
- a CDS encoding dicarboxylate/amino acid:cation symporter, which gives rise to MSTTARAKKAPDTRGPVRKLLTSFGFQIIAALVLGIVAGLIGRQLGASAENPTVLSDTLDRIGSSYVTILRAAVVPLIFTAIVASISNLRRVQNAARLAGQTILWFCITAFIAVIIGIVLGLVIQPGARAGEGLEPGDPYTVGTWWNFLLGIIPQNFLGLTVSTSADEAGALSSSVGFNILQVIVVAAVIGIAALKAGKKAEPFLVFTESLLKVIQRVLWWIIRIAPIGTFGLIGSAVIKYGWDKLVGLGWFAGAIYIGLALVLFVVYPVLIRTNGLSIKQYFSGVWPAVQLAFVSRSSIGTLPLTERVTERNLGVPSSYASFAVPLGATTKMDGCAAIYPAIAAIFVAQFFGIQLDFFQYVLIVLVSVLGSAATAGTTGAVVMLTLTLSTLGLPLEGVGLLLAIDPILDMGRTAVNVAGQALVPTIVAKREGILDEDLYNASREGLPFADDSGDDTPEKDAEVETVGSR
- a CDS encoding DUF3052 domain-containing protein, coding for MPRTTAEKLQIKPGTELLFGPSSAEQRALLDPLPEGVTVVNGIDGDTTDVAVMFASDRDGLDALLSDVLPLLSSPLAVWIGYPKGNKSDINRDSIWQRVEEFGWTLNANISLSDVWSSVRLKRVA
- a CDS encoding HNH endonuclease signature motif containing protein, with protein sequence MAVFSEVAALIPTLRGHRIPVASADDLPATLSEMSDAEILAILEETVELAGQVEQIKLAAVGVAAARSTRAQGHSGLAQSQGRRSAVDLVQNITGSTKGEAAREVRVALAMLDDGTRETLTDAGNTLSPQPVVASVMPWYEPLRSALQAGAITTAQFDVIRNGLGEPPDTEDDDGAREARDVWACAAEQLIAEAPVRSVEELRSAARALRDVLDPEGALARFDAQYAARSLRVYRDSFGRRRGDIVFDEESGAFFDSIVAAGLRPRRGGPRFVDTNEKARAEALVADPRTNDQLAFDLFMDVVRAGALAEPQDVFGTRQAGVRLVQVVDANGAPGSIVHTEDGLTALPASTAAQRICEGGVVAVTVDSSGNPLDVGREHRLFTPAQRIALAIRDGGCRIPGCDRPASYCEAHHIDGWSSGGRTDIDRGILLCRFHHMNLHHGGWRITRNGKDDFVLHDPGGEARILKPRAVLLYNWGAGGVDPPPKRFRPAA
- a CDS encoding helix-turn-helix domain-containing protein — translated: MTPADSDDEVTGIHCRLDELLAERGMTLTELSARVGISIVNLSVLKNDRARAIRYSTLRAICDALECEVGELLVLA